One region of Thiomonas intermedia genomic DNA includes:
- the gspK gene encoding type II secretion system minor pseudopilin GspK, which translates to MNAPPARRQSVALRNGRQRGAALITAMLIAALAAVMVSGMFWGQWSAIAREQTAREQTQARWILRGSIDWARLILREDANTSTADYLGEPWSVPLAEARLSTFLAARGQDSAGLPDAWLEGRIEDAQSRFNLRDLAPAGTVDPQALLAFQRLCAALQLPAGVAADIANGVAASNPVGAASQSNVANSPLPLQQLQDLARLGTTVAEALPRLAPVVTLLPQATPVNANTASPMVLAAVLGVDADAAQALVEARKRAYFRNLADITSALPQGTTVNPQLVSVATGYFEAIARVRIDKLEYAERALIQRAGVFSQVVRIQRVPPWLAAAPDSGQSAN; encoded by the coding sequence ATGAACGCGCCGCCCGCTCGCCGGCAATCGGTGGCGCTGCGCAACGGGCGTCAGCGGGGCGCGGCCCTCATCACCGCCATGCTGATCGCCGCCCTGGCCGCCGTGATGGTCTCGGGGATGTTCTGGGGCCAGTGGAGCGCCATTGCGCGCGAACAGACAGCGCGTGAACAAACCCAGGCGCGGTGGATTTTGCGTGGCTCGATCGACTGGGCACGGCTGATTCTGCGCGAGGACGCCAACACCTCCACGGCCGACTACCTCGGCGAACCCTGGTCGGTTCCGCTGGCCGAAGCGCGGCTGTCGACGTTTCTGGCCGCGCGCGGCCAGGACAGCGCCGGCCTGCCCGACGCCTGGCTCGAAGGGCGCATCGAAGACGCGCAAAGCCGCTTCAATCTGCGCGACCTCGCGCCGGCGGGAACCGTCGATCCGCAGGCCCTGCTGGCCTTCCAGCGCCTGTGCGCCGCGCTGCAACTGCCGGCTGGCGTAGCGGCGGACATCGCCAACGGGGTCGCGGCCAGCAACCCCGTCGGGGCGGCAAGTCAGAGCAATGTTGCAAATTCGCCACTTCCCTTGCAGCAACTGCAGGATCTGGCCCGTCTGGGCACCACCGTGGCCGAGGCCCTGCCCAGGCTCGCCCCCGTGGTCACCCTGCTGCCGCAGGCCACCCCGGTCAATGCCAACACGGCCAGCCCCATGGTTCTGGCCGCCGTGCTCGGGGTGGATGCCGACGCCGCGCAGGCGCTCGTCGAGGCCCGCAAGCGCGCCTACTTCCGCAATCTGGCCGACATCACCTCGGCGCTGCCGCAGGGCACGACCGTCAATCCACAACTGGTCAGCGTGGCGACCGGTTACTTTGAAGCCATCGCCCGGGTACGCATCGACAAGCTGGAATATGCCGAGCGCGCGCTGATTCAGCGCGCCGGCGTGTTCTCGCAGGTGGTGCGCATCCAGCGTGTGCCCCCCTGGTTGGCGGCTGCACCGGACAGTGGACAGAGCGCAAACTGA